In Deinococcus sp. Marseille-Q6407, a single window of DNA contains:
- a CDS encoding metal-sensitive transcriptional regulator, with translation MKTPSPAAGQDHSTGHLCMPEAERLAARRRLSVAQGHLQSIVRMLDDPEVYCVDVLRQIKAVQGALDGAGSVVLRGHLQAHVATAGERGDTAEIVDELMQALKYR, from the coding sequence ATGAAAACCCCGTCCCCGGCCGCTGGTCAGGACCATTCTACCGGGCATCTCTGTATGCCCGAAGCCGAGCGGCTGGCGGCCCGCCGTCGCCTCAGCGTTGCGCAGGGGCACCTGCAGAGCATCGTCAGGATGCTGGACGACCCGGAAGTGTACTGCGTGGATGTGCTGCGGCAGATCAAAGCTGTTCAGGGTGCCCTGGACGGGGCTGGCAGTGTCGTCTTGCGCGGGCATCTGCAGGCCCATGTGGCGACTGCCGGTGAGCGCGGCGACACGGCCGAGATCGTGGATGAGCTGATGCAGGCGCTCAAGTACCGTTAG
- a CDS encoding heavy-metal-associated domain-containing protein — MTEMHSDQLTTLKIDGMSCGHCVTAVDKALRGVDGVQDVKVSLEEGRASVRGQADRAAMVAAVAEEGYTATPQD; from the coding sequence ATGACTGAAATGCACTCGGATCAGCTGACCACCCTGAAAATTGACGGCATGAGCTGTGGCCACTGCGTCACTGCTGTGGATAAGGCCCTGCGCGGGGTGGATGGCGTGCAGGACGTGAAGGTCAGCCTGGAAGAGGGGCGCGCCAGTGTCCGGGGGCAGGCCGACCGGGCGGCGATGGTCGCCGCAGTGGCCGAAGAAGGCTACACCGCCACCCCACAGGACTGA
- a CDS encoding heavy metal translocating P-type ATPase, protein MTAKELQIPVEGMTCAACVGRVERALKKVPGVVDAGVNLATETASVEYDPGAVQPAQLTQAVKDAGYGVTQQELSFGVGGMTCAACAGRVERALKKVPGVVDAGVNLATEAASVRYLLSSAAPEDLYTAVEAAGYQPERPAAPKSAADTAAALSPHDRAEAELKRDLLISTAFSIPLFLISMVPMLYPPLHHWLLGTLGEDALNGLMLLLALPVQFWVGRRFYRSGWAALRHGSPDMNTLVMIGTTAAFAYSAVATLAPGVLPPAARHVYFEASGVVITLVLLGKYLESRAKGRSSQAMRALLELRPPVARLIEGGGVRSVPAEQVRQGQQVQVQTGGKVPVDGRIVSGQSYLDESMLTGESVPVAKGPGDEVTGGTLNGSGLLVVEATRVGSDSALAQIIALVERAQSEKPPIQGLADRVVAVFVPVVLVIAALTALSWLLWGGADAVSQALIHTVAVLIIACPCAMGLATPVSVMVGSGKAAELGVLFRGGRALEDLHRADVVALDKTGTLTAGRPTLTALHLSPTTQLSENEVLRLAAGAEAGSGHPVAHAVLTAAQERDLTPAPASEVDTVAGYGLQAQVEGHTLHLGAERYMQRLGLDTGSWAEALADLGAQAATPVFVAIDGAIAALLGVSDPLKPGSREAVAELHRRGYRVMMVTGDSRATARAVAAQVGLDPGSEVRAEVLPGDKAAVIAELQHQGLQVAMVGDGINDAPALAQADVGVALGTGTDVAAQTADVLLMSGDLRGVPNAAALSAATLRNIRLNLFWAFAYNALLIPVAAGVFSRWGLGLSPVLAAAAMGLSSVFVMSNALRLRTFQAPLPPVTPVAAS, encoded by the coding sequence ATGACAGCAAAGGAACTGCAAATCCCGGTTGAAGGCATGACCTGCGCCGCTTGCGTAGGCCGGGTCGAGCGGGCGCTGAAAAAAGTGCCGGGTGTGGTGGACGCCGGCGTGAACCTTGCCACCGAGACGGCCAGTGTGGAGTATGACCCCGGCGCTGTGCAGCCGGCCCAGCTGACCCAGGCGGTCAAGGACGCTGGCTACGGAGTTACCCAGCAGGAACTGAGCTTTGGCGTGGGCGGCATGACCTGCGCCGCCTGCGCAGGCCGGGTCGAACGGGCGCTGAAAAAAGTGCCGGGCGTGGTGGACGCTGGCGTGAACCTTGCCACCGAGGCGGCCAGCGTGCGCTACCTGCTCAGCAGCGCGGCACCGGAAGACCTCTACACGGCCGTCGAGGCAGCCGGCTACCAGCCCGAGCGGCCGGCCGCACCGAAAAGCGCGGCAGATACGGCGGCGGCCCTCAGCCCCCACGACCGGGCCGAGGCGGAGCTGAAACGCGATCTGCTGATCAGCACGGCTTTTTCCATTCCACTTTTTCTGATCAGCATGGTGCCGATGCTGTACCCGCCGCTGCACCACTGGCTGCTGGGCACGCTGGGCGAGGACGCGCTGAATGGCCTAATGCTGCTGCTGGCGCTGCCGGTGCAATTCTGGGTGGGGCGGCGCTTTTACCGCAGTGGCTGGGCTGCGCTGCGCCACGGCAGCCCCGACATGAACACGCTGGTGATGATCGGCACCACCGCCGCTTTTGCCTACTCGGCGGTCGCCACGCTGGCGCCGGGAGTGCTGCCGCCCGCAGCGCGGCACGTGTACTTTGAAGCCAGCGGCGTGGTCATCACGCTGGTGCTGCTGGGCAAATACCTGGAAAGTCGGGCCAAAGGCCGCTCCAGTCAGGCGATGCGGGCCCTGCTGGAATTGCGGCCCCCGGTGGCCCGGCTGATTGAGGGCGGTGGAGTCCGCAGCGTGCCGGCCGAGCAGGTGCGCCAAGGCCAACAGGTACAGGTGCAGACCGGCGGGAAAGTGCCGGTGGACGGCCGGATCGTGAGCGGGCAGTCGTATCTGGATGAGAGCATGCTGACCGGCGAGAGCGTGCCGGTCGCCAAAGGCCCGGGCGATGAGGTCACCGGCGGCACCCTCAATGGGTCCGGCCTGCTGGTGGTGGAAGCCACCCGGGTGGGCTCCGACTCGGCGCTGGCCCAGATCATTGCGCTGGTGGAACGGGCCCAGAGCGAGAAGCCGCCGATTCAGGGACTGGCCGACCGAGTAGTGGCCGTCTTTGTGCCGGTGGTGCTCGTGATCGCCGCACTGACGGCTCTGTCCTGGTTGCTGTGGGGCGGCGCGGACGCTGTTTCGCAGGCCCTGATCCACACTGTGGCCGTGCTGATTATCGCCTGCCCTTGTGCGATGGGCCTGGCCACCCCGGTCAGCGTGATGGTGGGCAGCGGCAAGGCGGCCGAACTGGGTGTGCTGTTCCGTGGCGGCCGAGCGCTGGAAGACCTGCACCGGGCCGATGTGGTGGCGCTGGACAAAACCGGCACCCTGACCGCCGGCCGGCCCACCCTGACCGCGCTGCACCTCTCCCCCACCACTCAACTGAGCGAAAATGAGGTGCTGCGGCTGGCCGCCGGCGCCGAAGCTGGCAGCGGGCATCCGGTCGCCCACGCGGTCCTGACGGCGGCCCAGGAACGGGATTTGACCCCGGCCCCAGCGAGTGAGGTGGATACGGTCGCCGGCTACGGCCTGCAGGCACAGGTGGAAGGTCACACCCTTCACCTCGGCGCCGAGCGCTATATGCAGCGGCTGGGTCTGGACACCGGCAGCTGGGCTGAAGCGCTGGCCGACCTGGGCGCTCAGGCCGCTACGCCGGTCTTTGTGGCGATAGATGGCGCCATAGCAGCGCTGCTGGGCGTCAGTGATCCCCTCAAGCCTGGTAGCCGCGAAGCCGTGGCCGAGCTGCACCGCCGAGGCTACCGGGTCATGATGGTAACCGGCGACAGCCGGGCCACCGCCCGCGCCGTCGCCGCGCAGGTGGGGCTGGACCCGGGCAGCGAGGTGCGCGCCGAAGTGCTGCCCGGAGACAAGGCCGCCGTGATCGCCGAACTGCAACACCAGGGCCTGCAGGTGGCGATGGTAGGCGACGGCATCAACGACGCGCCTGCCCTGGCCCAGGCTGACGTGGGCGTGGCGCTGGGCACCGGCACCGACGTGGCTGCCCAGACCGCCGACGTGCTGCTGATGTCCGGCGACCTGCGCGGTGTTCCCAACGCCGCCGCTCTGAGTGCCGCCACCCTGCGCAACATCCGGCTGAATCTGTTCTGGGCGTTTGCCTACAACGCGCTGCTGATTCCGGTCGCGGCCGGTGTCTTCAGCCGCTGGGGCCTCGGCCTCTCGCCAGTGCTGGCCGCAGCCGCCATGGGCCTGAGCAGCGTTTTTGTGATGAGTAACGCGCTGCGGTTAAGGACTTTCCAGGCGCCGTTGCCTCCAGTCACGCCTGTGGCTGCGTCCTGA
- a CDS encoding catalase, with amino-acid sequence MSKDKEAAQLGHHHETGKTQDLARNTTPRSEKDGMTDNFGHLISDDLNSLKAGVRGPTLLEDHLLREKIHHFDHERIPERIVHARGSAAHGYFELKESLEQYTTAKVLTEVGKQTPVFTRFSTVAGFRGSPDTPRDVRGFSVRFYTDEGNWDIVGNNIPVFFIQDGIKFPDLVHALKPEPHHEMPQAASAHDTFWDFISLTPESMHMVMWQMSDRTLPRYFDTMEGFGVHTFRLINAEGKSTFVKYHWKPVNGVHSLVWDESQKIMGKDPDFQRRSMWETIDQGGTYEWDLAVQLFSQEEADKWDFDILDATKIIPEELVPLKVIGRMVLNRNPDNFFAETEQVGYKPTNLVPGMDFTNDPLMQGRLFSYLDTQLIRLGGPNWQQLPINRPLVQVANNQRDGFMRQTIEPGRVSYHPASLDGGSPQEVPVSQGGFASYPEQISGEKLRKRAESFSDHYGQAKLFWNSLEPIERKHLCKAFQFELSKVETRHVRVAMIDQLEKIHPLLASQVAVALGEAPRADKVVKPGGTADCAEEMQLLAQAEAVTSASGGLTKAQGLSMEAQPPKGIRNRMVAILAADGVDGAQVDAIKQALEAEGAKGEVLGQHLGLLDGGAEAKKTISNSHMVLFDAVIVPGGAKSAAALLEDGDAHAYLLEAYKHGKPIAAYGEGQQVLQGSDLAALLGDQLGNAKSLGILSADAPAMAEFVQTLAQHRIWGRPQLKRISN; translated from the coding sequence ATGTCCAAAGATAAAGAAGCCGCGCAGTTGGGTCATCACCACGAAACGGGCAAAACCCAGGATCTGGCCCGCAACACGACGCCCCGCAGCGAAAAAGATGGCATGACCGACAACTTCGGCCACCTGATCAGCGATGACCTCAACTCGCTCAAAGCCGGTGTGCGCGGCCCCACCCTGCTAGAAGATCACCTGCTGCGTGAAAAGATTCATCACTTTGACCACGAACGCATCCCCGAGCGTATCGTGCACGCCCGTGGCAGCGCCGCCCACGGCTACTTTGAGCTCAAGGAATCGCTGGAACAGTACACCACCGCCAAGGTGCTGACTGAAGTGGGCAAGCAGACTCCGGTCTTTACCCGTTTCTCGACGGTGGCTGGCTTCCGTGGCTCGCCTGACACCCCCCGCGACGTGCGCGGCTTCTCGGTGCGCTTTTACACCGACGAAGGCAACTGGGACATCGTGGGCAACAATATCCCGGTGTTCTTTATTCAGGACGGCATCAAGTTCCCTGACTTGGTGCACGCGCTCAAGCCCGAGCCGCACCACGAAATGCCTCAGGCAGCCAGCGCCCACGATACCTTCTGGGATTTCATCAGCCTGACCCCCGAGTCGATGCACATGGTGATGTGGCAGATGTCTGACCGCACCCTGCCGCGTTACTTCGACACCATGGAAGGCTTCGGTGTTCACACCTTCCGCCTGATCAACGCTGAAGGCAAGAGCACTTTCGTCAAGTATCACTGGAAGCCAGTGAACGGCGTGCATTCGTTGGTCTGGGATGAATCACAGAAGATCATGGGCAAGGATCCCGACTTCCAGCGCCGCTCCATGTGGGAAACCATCGACCAGGGTGGCACCTACGAGTGGGACCTGGCTGTGCAACTGTTCTCCCAGGAAGAAGCCGACAAGTGGGACTTCGACATTCTGGACGCCACCAAGATCATTCCTGAAGAGCTGGTCCCCCTCAAGGTGATTGGTCGGATGGTCCTGAACCGCAACCCCGACAACTTCTTTGCCGAGACCGAACAGGTCGGCTACAAGCCCACCAACCTGGTGCCGGGCATGGACTTCACCAACGATCCTCTGATGCAGGGCCGGCTGTTCTCCTACTTGGATACCCAGCTGATCCGCCTGGGCGGCCCCAACTGGCAGCAGCTGCCCATCAACCGGCCGCTGGTGCAGGTGGCTAATAACCAGCGTGACGGTTTTATGCGCCAGACCATTGAGCCAGGCCGGGTATCTTACCACCCCGCGTCGCTGGACGGTGGCTCCCCCCAGGAAGTGCCGGTTTCGCAGGGCGGCTTTGCCAGCTACCCCGAGCAGATCAGCGGTGAGAAACTGCGTAAGCGTGCCGAGAGCTTCAGTGACCACTACGGCCAGGCCAAACTGTTTTGGAACTCGCTGGAGCCGATCGAGCGCAAGCACCTCTGCAAGGCTTTCCAGTTCGAGCTGAGCAAGGTAGAAACCCGCCACGTCCGCGTGGCCATGATTGACCAGCTGGAAAAGATTCATCCGCTGCTGGCCTCGCAGGTGGCCGTGGCCCTGGGCGAAGCACCCCGCGCCGATAAGGTCGTCAAGCCGGGCGGTACGGCCGACTGTGCCGAGGAAATGCAGTTGCTGGCTCAGGCTGAAGCGGTCACCAGTGCTTCTGGCGGCCTGACCAAGGCTCAGGGTCTGAGCATGGAAGCTCAGCCGCCCAAGGGCATTCGTAACCGTATGGTGGCCATTCTGGCAGCCGACGGTGTGGACGGTGCACAGGTTGACGCCATCAAGCAGGCGCTGGAAGCTGAAGGTGCCAAGGGTGAAGTGCTGGGTCAGCACCTGGGTCTGCTGGATGGCGGCGCCGAAGCCAAGAAGACCATCAGCAACTCGCATATGGTGCTGTTCGATGCGGTGATCGTGCCGGGCGGTGCCAAGAGCGCAGCGGCCCTGTTGGAAGACGGCGACGCCCACGCTTACTTGCTGGAAGCTTACAAGCACGGCAAGCCCATCGCCGCCTATGGTGAAGGCCAGCAGGTTCTGCAGGGATCGGACCTGGCCGCCCTGTTGGGTGACCAGTTAGGCAACGCCAAGAGCTTGGGCATCCTCAGCGCTGATGCACCGGCTATGGCAGAATTCGTTCAGACACTGGCGCAGCACCGCATCTGGGGCCGGCCTCAGCTGAAGCGCATCAGTAACTGA
- a CDS encoding glycosyltransferase family 4 protein, whose protein sequence is MQPLNIVIYNITPPGGVERVAINLANMLVDTFQVNIVSLFSSAGQPFYPLDKRVQVTHLGVPFVPGLRHYLRQNTQALRALRQQVHFSPDTITLGMSVNMNLLLALLKRSGASGRFIGCEHMNYDDAGRVAQGLRRLTYPLLDEVVVLTEAEQRVFHERLGLKVQVIPNQLPLLPAQPATLAEKRLLAVGRYSDPKGFDRLLPAIIPLMRDFPDWRLDLFGKGEQEEDLKQQITQSGLSNIGLHSPTADVEREYLSSSVYLLPSRFEALPMVVLEAQACGLPVVAYDSSNGPRALVNSENGFLIPDGDGPAFAEAVRQLITDPELRRTKGAAARRDAMQFAPEVIRQKWLDLLRPEGPSHSS, encoded by the coding sequence ATGCAGCCACTGAATATCGTTATTTACAACATCACTCCGCCTGGCGGCGTGGAGCGGGTCGCCATCAACCTCGCCAATATGCTGGTGGATACATTTCAGGTTAATATTGTCAGCCTGTTCAGCAGCGCCGGCCAGCCTTTCTATCCCCTGGACAAGCGGGTACAGGTCACTCACCTCGGTGTGCCCTTTGTGCCAGGACTGCGGCACTATCTGCGTCAGAACACCCAGGCTTTACGTGCACTGCGGCAGCAGGTTCATTTCAGCCCAGACACCATCACGCTGGGCATGAGCGTCAACATGAATCTGCTGCTGGCTCTCCTCAAAAGGTCGGGAGCGTCAGGGCGTTTTATCGGTTGCGAACATATGAACTATGACGACGCTGGCCGAGTGGCCCAGGGACTCCGGCGCTTGACCTATCCTCTCCTAGATGAGGTGGTGGTCCTGACCGAGGCAGAGCAGCGGGTCTTTCATGAGCGGCTGGGATTGAAGGTCCAAGTTATTCCCAACCAGTTACCGCTGTTGCCTGCCCAACCAGCCACACTGGCCGAAAAAAGGCTGCTTGCAGTAGGGCGTTATTCTGACCCGAAAGGCTTCGACCGGCTGCTGCCTGCCATCATTCCGCTGATGCGCGATTTCCCCGACTGGCGGCTGGATCTATTCGGCAAGGGCGAGCAGGAAGAAGACTTGAAGCAGCAGATTACACAGAGCGGTCTGAGCAATATCGGGCTCCACTCGCCTACAGCTGACGTTGAGAGAGAGTATCTGTCTTCCTCGGTTTATCTCTTGCCTTCACGTTTCGAGGCGCTGCCAATGGTCGTTCTGGAAGCTCAGGCCTGCGGGTTGCCCGTGGTCGCCTACGATTCCTCCAACGGGCCGCGCGCGCTGGTCAATTCAGAAAATGGTTTTCTAATTCCGGACGGCGACGGCCCAGCGTTTGCCGAGGCCGTCCGGCAGCTGATCACTGATCCCGAACTGCGGCGGACCAAAGGCGCAGCTGCACGCCGGGATGCTATGCAGTTCGCTCCCGAAGTAATCCGGCAAAAATGGTTGGATTTGCTGCGCCCAGAAGGCCCGTCACACTCAAGCTAA
- a CDS encoding MATE family efflux transporter yields the protein MSFPQDQPDSAAQPTPAPARDLRSELWALVRLAGPVVLSQFATNALALVSTAVIGRLGQSQLAAAAYGSAIYYLFFVALSGVMLAVAPRAAAAHGAGEPQGVTRALHAGFRLAVLLTAVMLPFTYLLSTQLWRFAPPELDTGLVATYLRTYALGMPAVLLFTALRGTMEATGRPAIVTLVAALGVALVSVVSPALSFGWGPLPRLGLAGAAAASALAAWLMFLTLLPQVLRCIEPLTPGTPMGPEVRSLFSLGWPIGLTLGAEAAMFSVTSLLMGNFGNQALAAHNVAFQVITALYMIPLGLSTATSIRVALAVGAGSPALARRAGLLGIGLAASVMVVFAILETVTPESFIGVFVNTGDPVNAGLVATAVGLLAIASLFQVVDGIQVSANASLRGLQDTRVPLLLSLTSFWVLGMPTGYVLAFVLDYGPRGLWYGLLVGLVAAASLQMTRFLRLTARLKRAGPTEAQTPLSD from the coding sequence ATGTCATTTCCGCAAGACCAGCCCGATTCTGCCGCTCAGCCCACGCCCGCTCCTGCCCGCGACCTGCGCAGTGAGCTGTGGGCGCTGGTGCGGCTGGCCGGGCCGGTGGTGCTGTCGCAGTTTGCGACCAATGCACTGGCCCTGGTCAGCACCGCCGTGATCGGACGGCTGGGGCAGAGTCAGCTGGCGGCGGCCGCCTACGGCAGCGCCATCTATTACCTATTTTTCGTGGCGCTCAGTGGGGTGATGCTGGCGGTGGCTCCCCGCGCCGCAGCTGCCCACGGTGCCGGAGAGCCTCAGGGTGTGACCCGCGCCTTACATGCCGGCTTCCGGCTGGCTGTGCTGCTGACGGCTGTCATGTTGCCGTTCACTTATCTGCTGTCCACCCAGCTGTGGCGCTTTGCCCCGCCGGAGTTGGATACCGGGTTGGTGGCCACCTACCTGCGCACTTACGCCCTGGGGATGCCGGCCGTGCTGCTGTTCACGGCCCTGCGCGGCACCATGGAAGCCACTGGCCGCCCTGCAATAGTGACCCTGGTGGCTGCGCTGGGCGTTGCCCTGGTATCGGTTGTCTCGCCGGCGCTGTCGTTCGGCTGGGGGCCCCTGCCGCGGCTAGGCTTGGCCGGTGCAGCGGCCGCTTCGGCGCTGGCTGCCTGGCTCATGTTCCTGACCCTGCTGCCGCAGGTCCTGCGCTGCATCGAACCGCTGACTCCCGGCACACCAATGGGCCCGGAAGTTCGCAGTCTCTTTTCGCTGGGCTGGCCTATCGGCTTGACGCTGGGTGCGGAGGCGGCCATGTTCAGCGTGACCTCGCTACTGATGGGCAACTTCGGCAATCAGGCCCTGGCCGCGCACAACGTGGCTTTTCAGGTGATCACGGCGCTGTACATGATTCCGCTGGGGCTCTCGACCGCCACCAGCATCCGGGTAGCTCTGGCAGTCGGCGCCGGGTCACCGGCCCTGGCCCGCCGCGCCGGCCTGCTGGGGATCGGGCTGGCGGCCAGCGTCATGGTGGTCTTCGCCATTCTGGAAACGGTGACGCCAGAGTCCTTTATCGGGGTATTTGTGAATACTGGTGACCCGGTCAACGCGGGGCTGGTCGCTACCGCTGTTGGCCTGCTGGCCATTGCCTCGCTGTTTCAGGTGGTGGACGGCATTCAGGTGAGTGCCAACGCGTCGCTGCGCGGCCTGCAGGATACCCGGGTGCCGCTGCTGCTGTCGCTAACCAGTTTCTGGGTGCTGGGGATGCCGACCGGGTATGTGCTGGCCTTCGTGCTGGATTACGGCCCGCGGGGCCTGTGGTACGGCCTGTTGGTGGGTCTGGTGGCCGCAGCCTCGCTGCAGATGACCCGCTTCCTGCGCCTGACCGCGCGGCTCAAGCGGGCTGGCCCCACCGAAGCGCAAACGCCGCTGTCCGACTGA